The Vibrio navarrensis genome has a segment encoding these proteins:
- a CDS encoding sensor domain-containing diguanylate cyclase, producing MVDESILSRVIVNNPKVIHHFFESLPEPTFLISEAGYYIEAWGGKDTKRHHNPSYVIGLNQFEVLPEDKARWFLDVIKQVIATQKPQELEYELHPYDMPCFKGVAGPSELQYFSAFVIPVIGEDKVLWSVRNITEYKTALQELKRQRASLETLSCLDHLTQLNNRYALEIYLPSLLAQAIANGQSAALFMVDIDCFKDLNDTFGHLNGDKALRMVSHTLKRWSHESGSCFRYGGDEFLVFIPAISQQECVEKAHALLASVKKLAIPNPNSSVANILTVTIGIQFYHQLTTEHNDLERFISKADKALFNAKATKRGTFQFLP from the coding sequence ATGGTAGATGAATCCATCTTATCGCGCGTTATTGTGAATAACCCAAAAGTGATCCATCACTTTTTTGAATCACTACCGGAGCCCACTTTTCTCATCAGTGAAGCCGGATATTACATTGAAGCTTGGGGCGGCAAGGATACCAAGCGACACCATAATCCATCTTATGTGATTGGTTTAAATCAGTTCGAAGTTCTGCCTGAAGACAAAGCAAGATGGTTTTTAGATGTGATAAAACAGGTGATTGCGACGCAGAAGCCGCAAGAGCTTGAGTATGAGCTACACCCTTACGACATGCCTTGTTTTAAAGGGGTCGCAGGCCCGAGTGAGCTGCAATATTTCAGCGCGTTTGTCATTCCGGTCATTGGAGAAGACAAGGTACTTTGGTCGGTGAGAAACATTACCGAATACAAAACCGCACTTCAGGAACTTAAACGGCAAAGAGCGTCACTGGAAACACTGTCTTGTTTAGATCATTTAACGCAATTAAACAATCGCTACGCACTGGAGATCTACCTTCCATCGCTTTTGGCTCAAGCGATTGCCAACGGTCAAAGTGCTGCCTTGTTTATGGTCGATATTGACTGTTTTAAAGATCTTAATGATACCTTTGGCCATCTCAATGGCGACAAAGCGTTAAGAATGGTGAGCCACACATTAAAAAGATGGAGCCATGAGAGCGGTAGCTGTTTTCGTTATGGCGGCGATGAGTTTCTCGTTTTTATCCCTGCCATTTCTCAGCAAGAATGTGTGGAAAAAGCGCACGCTTTATTGGCATCGGTCAAAAAACTTGCCATTCCTAATCCAAACTCAAGCGTTGCCAATATTTTGACCGTCACCATCGGCATTCAGTTTTACCACCAGTTAACTACAGAACATAATGATTTAGAACGTTTTATCTCCAAAGCCGACAAGGCCTTGTTTAACGCCAAAGCAACAAAAAGAGGAACTTTCCAGTTCCTCCCCTAA
- a CDS encoding CBS domain-containing protein, translating into MKSLKVKDYMTLQAVTFTVDMSLSAALNKVMESLVMGGPVINEKEEVIGFLSEQDLLDKLVKASYYCQDAHTVGECMHVDVLSVSPEMSIIELAEMMKVGKPKMYPVVDKNRLVGVITRRDVLKAVGNSLTDCFKHPV; encoded by the coding sequence ATGAAGTCACTAAAAGTTAAAGACTATATGACCTTACAAGCGGTGACCTTTACGGTCGATATGTCATTGAGCGCTGCGCTGAATAAAGTGATGGAAAGCCTGGTGATGGGCGGACCCGTGATCAATGAAAAAGAAGAAGTCATCGGCTTTTTATCTGAACAAGACTTACTCGATAAGTTAGTCAAAGCCAGCTACTACTGCCAAGACGCACATACGGTCGGTGAATGTATGCATGTCGATGTGCTGTCGGTGTCGCCTGAGATGTCGATTATTGAGCTGGCGGAGATGATGAAGGTAGGCAAACCGAAAATGTACCCGGTGGTAGACAAAAACCGCTTGGTTGGTGTGATAACCCGCCGTGATGTGCTTAAAGCGGTCGGAAACAGTCTGACTGATTGTTTCAAGCATCCCGTCTAG
- a CDS encoding zinc/cadmium/mercury/lead-transporting ATPase has translation MCAKHTACQSQKISAIRPASTCCQSANLAAAKISPINSATADCCSSDVCSTSDPGEESERQRPQTPSLNTERQQWLISGMDCPSCAQKLEKALRTMDGVIEAKVLFATEKLVVDFDERVAASDIEHLAQKTGFPLSLLSAIKVRNPLNESASGWRATLKSNAHILTISLAMMIGALFSIIDSDVSRWIFVLTCLAGLYPVARKAWRLALSGTPFAIETLMSVAALGALYLGESVEAAMVLLLFLIGEKLEAYASSRARSGVQALMALVPENSIKIVDGERVSVAASELLPGDVVEIAPGDRLPADGKLMSVIASFDESALTGESLPVEHQAGAKLMAGVVSLDKVVRVEVTSKQGENAIDRILHLIEQAESRKAPLERFLDRFSRWYTPLMMLVSLAVIVTPPLLFAQPWETWVYRGLALLLIACPCALVISTPAAITSGLAAAAKRGALIKGGAALELLGKVDTIAFDKTGTLTRGKPQVTDIVAVDISEEKLLTMTSAIEVGSNHPLATALVAKAKEAGVTIPHAQDKTAQIGVGVSGLVEGQLVEVIASAKANFPLPDALEKAMQTLEAEGKTVALVRYDQQVMGLIAWQDTLRDDAHQAINALKRLGISSLMLTGDNPRSAAAIAEHIGIDFQANLLPTDKVHHVEKLATKQTVAMVGDGINDAPAMKAASIGIAMGGGTDVALETADAALTHNRLVELPAMIELSRATLSNIRQNVTLALGLKAVFLVTSLLGITGLWVAVLADSGATALVTLNALRLLRFQPQEE, from the coding sequence ATGTGCGCAAAACATACTGCTTGTCAGTCACAAAAAATATCGGCTATTCGTCCCGCATCAACTTGCTGCCAGAGCGCTAACCTCGCGGCTGCAAAAATCAGCCCAATCAACTCAGCCACGGCAGATTGCTGCTCCTCTGATGTATGCTCAACCAGTGACCCTGGTGAGGAAAGCGAGCGGCAAAGGCCTCAAACCCCAAGCCTGAACACAGAGCGCCAGCAATGGCTCATCTCAGGAATGGATTGCCCCTCCTGTGCGCAAAAACTCGAGAAAGCACTGCGTACAATGGACGGGGTTATTGAAGCAAAAGTGCTGTTTGCCACGGAAAAACTGGTGGTCGATTTTGATGAGCGCGTTGCTGCCAGCGATATTGAGCACCTAGCGCAAAAAACCGGCTTTCCTCTTAGCCTGCTCAGCGCAATAAAAGTGCGCAATCCCCTCAATGAGTCGGCATCTGGCTGGCGCGCAACATTGAAAAGCAACGCGCATATCTTGACCATTTCCCTTGCCATGATGATAGGCGCCCTGTTTTCAATCATTGATAGCGATGTTAGCCGTTGGATATTTGTACTCACCTGTTTAGCCGGGCTCTATCCTGTCGCGAGAAAAGCGTGGCGCTTGGCCTTATCGGGTACCCCATTTGCGATTGAAACCTTGATGAGTGTGGCCGCTCTAGGTGCACTTTATTTAGGTGAAAGCGTTGAAGCGGCAATGGTACTGCTGCTGTTTTTGATTGGTGAAAAGCTGGAAGCGTATGCATCGTCCCGAGCTCGCAGTGGCGTGCAAGCCTTGATGGCGCTCGTCCCAGAAAACAGCATAAAAATCGTCGATGGTGAACGGGTTTCGGTAGCTGCCAGTGAGTTGTTACCGGGAGATGTGGTGGAAATCGCTCCGGGCGATCGTTTGCCAGCCGATGGTAAATTGATGAGCGTGATCGCCAGTTTTGATGAAAGCGCGTTGACTGGCGAATCCCTTCCTGTCGAACATCAGGCTGGTGCTAAGTTGATGGCAGGCGTTGTTTCGCTAGATAAAGTCGTTCGAGTCGAAGTGACGTCTAAGCAAGGAGAGAATGCGATTGATCGTATTTTGCACCTGATCGAACAAGCCGAATCACGTAAAGCACCGCTGGAGCGTTTTCTCGATAGATTTAGCCGCTGGTACACACCACTGATGATGTTGGTCTCGCTGGCCGTTATCGTCACACCGCCATTGCTCTTTGCCCAGCCTTGGGAAACTTGGGTTTATCGCGGTTTAGCCTTGCTGCTGATTGCTTGCCCCTGTGCGTTGGTGATCTCTACGCCAGCGGCGATTACATCCGGGCTAGCCGCCGCCGCTAAACGAGGTGCCCTGATAAAAGGGGGGGCCGCGCTGGAGTTACTTGGTAAAGTGGACACCATCGCGTTTGATAAAACTGGCACCTTAACTCGTGGCAAGCCGCAGGTGACTGACATTGTTGCTGTCGATATCAGTGAAGAGAAACTCCTCACCATGACCAGTGCGATAGAGGTCGGCTCAAATCACCCGTTGGCAACGGCTTTAGTTGCCAAAGCTAAGGAAGCTGGAGTGACGATTCCTCACGCCCAAGACAAAACGGCGCAGATTGGCGTGGGCGTTTCGGGGTTGGTAGAGGGGCAGTTAGTGGAAGTGATTGCCTCAGCGAAAGCCAATTTTCCGCTTCCGGACGCGCTCGAAAAAGCGATGCAGACGTTAGAAGCTGAGGGAAAAACCGTGGCTTTGGTTCGCTATGATCAACAAGTTATGGGTCTGATTGCATGGCAAGATACCTTGCGTGATGACGCTCACCAAGCAATTAATGCGTTGAAACGCTTAGGTATTTCCTCGCTGATGCTCACCGGAGACAACCCACGTAGCGCAGCAGCGATCGCTGAGCACATCGGTATCGATTTTCAGGCTAACTTGCTTCCCACAGACAAAGTGCATCACGTTGAGAAGCTGGCGACAAAACAAACGGTGGCAATGGTCGGAGACGGCATCAATGACGCACCGGCGATGAAAGCGGCGAGTATTGGCATTGCGATGGGCGGCGGAACCGATGTAGCGTTAGAGACAGCCGATGCTGCGCTCACGCACAATCGCTTGGTCGAATTACCAGCGATGATCGAACTATCGCGCGCCACGCTAAGTAACATTCGACAAAATGTCACCTTGGCTCTGGGGTTGAAAGCGGTGTTTCTGGTAACGAGTTTGCTCGGCATCACTGGCCTCTGGGTGGCGGTATTGGCAGACAGTGGCGCGACCGCCTTAGTGACGCTTAATGCGTTGAGGCTGCTGCGTTTTCAACCGCAAGAAGAGTGA
- the udp gene encoding uridine phosphorylase, which translates to MSQAVFHLGVTEADLNGATLAIIPGDPARVQKIAEEMENPVFLASHREYTLYRAELDGKSVVVCSTGIGGPSTSIAVEELAQLGVRTFLRVGTTGAIQPHVNVGDMIVTTGSVRLDGASLHFAPMEFPAVADFEVATAMKAAAEESGATVHTGVTASSDTFYPGQERYDTFTGRVVRRFQGSMKEWQEMGVLNFEMESATLLTMCASSGLRAGCVAGVIINRTQKEIPDHATLKETEARSIKVVVESARKML; encoded by the coding sequence ATGTCTCAAGCTGTTTTCCACTTAGGTGTAACCGAAGCCGATCTCAACGGTGCGACTCTGGCCATTATTCCGGGCGATCCAGCGCGCGTACAAAAAATCGCTGAAGAGATGGAAAATCCCGTATTTCTAGCCAGCCATCGTGAGTACACCCTGTACCGAGCGGAGCTAGACGGAAAATCCGTGGTTGTTTGCTCTACGGGTATCGGTGGTCCATCAACTTCTATTGCAGTTGAAGAGTTAGCTCAACTTGGCGTACGTACTTTCCTACGCGTTGGTACGACTGGCGCTATCCAGCCACATGTGAATGTTGGCGACATGATTGTGACCACAGGTTCTGTTCGTCTTGATGGTGCCAGCTTGCACTTCGCGCCAATGGAGTTTCCAGCCGTTGCCGATTTTGAAGTGGCAACGGCAATGAAAGCCGCCGCTGAAGAGAGTGGCGCAACGGTACACACAGGTGTAACCGCATCAAGCGATACTTTCTACCCAGGTCAAGAGCGTTACGACACTTTCACCGGACGCGTAGTACGCCGTTTCCAAGGCTCAATGAAAGAGTGGCAAGAGATGGGCGTGCTGAACTTTGAAATGGAATCAGCGACTCTATTGACCATGTGTGCGAGCTCAGGCTTACGTGCGGGCTGTGTTGCGGGCGTGATTATCAACCGCACTCAGAAAGAGATCCCAGATCACGCAACGCTGAAAGAAACTGAAGCGCGTTCAATCAAAGTGGTTGTGGAATCGGCGCGTAAGATGCTGTAA
- a CDS encoding DUF1887 family protein, whose protein sequence is MAVHVGIIDQDPVRLVTPLLDHRTVSTHIIFIGDESQHDMYQRLHSVLAQRSITTEFFEIPSVVDTSLIKQSIQSLAEDLKRRGEDVKLNASCGLRHRLLSVYEVFRTYHWPIFVVEPNSDKLCWLYPDGREEAQVQDRITISDYLTIFGARGEFNEVELPPQLDQQLYQLGERWASNALELGPGLATLNYLATTCRKEQRLDVELSDKQQGYRELNMLLADLVEANIATYENGVLTFANEDARRFSNGEWLETLVHSTVKQIQDDMPTIQDHSLNVQVYRQLGEREVRNELDVASVVNNKLHIIECKTKGMRDDGDDTLYKLESLRDLLGGLQARAMLVSFRPLRHNDITRAEDLGLALIGPDELRDLKLHLTNWFAQAGGSDGI, encoded by the coding sequence ATGGCTGTTCACGTCGGTATTATCGACCAGGATCCGGTACGCTTGGTCACTCCCCTACTCGATCATCGCACCGTCAGTACACACATCATTTTCATCGGTGACGAATCTCAGCACGACATGTACCAAAGGCTTCATTCCGTCCTCGCCCAACGCAGCATCACGACCGAGTTTTTTGAAATTCCCTCAGTGGTCGATACGTCCCTCATCAAGCAGTCTATCCAATCGCTGGCCGAGGATCTCAAACGCCGTGGCGAAGATGTGAAATTGAACGCCAGTTGTGGTCTGCGACATCGTTTGCTTTCGGTGTATGAAGTGTTTCGCACCTACCATTGGCCGATTTTTGTCGTGGAGCCCAACAGCGACAAACTTTGCTGGCTCTACCCTGACGGTAGAGAAGAGGCCCAAGTTCAGGACCGTATCACCATTTCAGATTACCTCACCATTTTTGGCGCACGCGGTGAGTTTAACGAGGTGGAGTTGCCACCCCAACTGGATCAGCAGCTCTACCAGCTTGGTGAACGCTGGGCGAGCAATGCTCTGGAGCTTGGCCCTGGGTTGGCAACGCTCAACTACTTAGCCACCACTTGTCGCAAAGAGCAGCGGCTTGATGTCGAGCTTTCCGACAAGCAGCAAGGCTACCGCGAACTGAATATGCTGCTGGCAGATTTGGTTGAGGCCAATATCGCCACCTACGAAAATGGGGTACTCACCTTTGCCAATGAAGACGCGCGCCGTTTTTCCAACGGTGAATGGCTGGAAACGTTAGTCCACAGCACAGTCAAGCAAATCCAAGATGACATGCCGACCATTCAAGACCATTCGCTGAACGTACAGGTTTACCGACAGCTTGGGGAGCGTGAAGTACGCAATGAACTAGACGTAGCCTCGGTGGTGAACAATAAATTGCACATTATTGAGTGCAAAACCAAAGGCATGCGTGATGATGGTGACGATACGCTCTACAAGTTGGAATCGTTGCGCGATCTGCTGGGCGGGTTGCAAGCACGTGCGATGTTAGTGAGCTTTCGACCACTGCGCCACAACGACATCACTCGAGCAGAAGATCTTGGCTTAGCTCTGATTGGGCCAGATGAACTGCGCGATCTGAAACTGCATCTCACCAACTGGTTTGCCCAAGCCGGTGGCAGCGACGGTATTTAA
- a CDS encoding methyl-accepting chemotaxis protein: MQGSVIKRMYAGFALIIVLFVVTVTIMTNGMNQIHSNFETVSSTSLPLVSLSNQTSVQLLSADKSFKDFLTTQDQARMAQMRQEFGQSQQEFGKTLAELEQASRIYPALAEPLDQLRETEQSYFAEANEAMNNYEAMFTAQAEVQKSSRRFQKLHTELTVGMKEYVDDQTSISVKVMAKSYFIKLKDAEVITSDALASSDLEFVEKAVTKNKKAVTHLNYAYRGLVTQLPSLKEVFNQSVEQFTQDVGQKGGVLDQHASYLRARTALYNNIANLAVKVDNAMTTLETFTTTATDNLNQSLVEAGEVYDQGLLKAIVIGIAVTIFAAAVGYHIAHSVREPLTRILATLEGLANGDMTQRIEIRYNNEFSRVSGHINTLADSLHNILVKLNDAAENLTDTAANNERTSSEAQTQLNAQRGQTASVATAMTEMSHSVQEVAQNAQSSLEMVQKVETASDSGRSIMSSNISTINQLEMRLNESVSAVSELQRMSGQIGSILDVIRNIAEQTNLLALNAAIEAARAGEQGRGFAVVADEVRVLASKTTQSTTEIEAMISNLQSSSQSASQVIQSCMNDMEMSVDQASKANSSMEEIQALIIEISQMSTHISHAAAEQSETSADIARSLEDINSIADRSYHAMATIAQTSESLSNLAHQQTELVHRFKL, encoded by the coding sequence ATGCAAGGCTCAGTCATTAAAAGGATGTATGCCGGTTTCGCGTTGATCATTGTGCTGTTTGTAGTCACAGTGACCATCATGACCAACGGCATGAATCAAATTCATTCTAACTTTGAGACGGTATCAAGCACCTCTCTACCTTTAGTTTCACTGTCTAACCAGACCAGCGTCCAGCTTCTGTCGGCAGATAAATCCTTCAAAGATTTTCTGACCACACAAGATCAAGCTCGGATGGCACAGATGCGCCAAGAGTTCGGCCAATCACAACAAGAGTTTGGCAAAACATTGGCCGAGCTTGAACAAGCCAGCCGTATTTATCCTGCTCTTGCCGAGCCACTTGATCAGCTTCGTGAAACTGAACAGAGCTATTTTGCAGAAGCTAATGAAGCGATGAACAACTACGAAGCGATGTTCACTGCCCAAGCTGAAGTGCAGAAATCTTCTCGTCGTTTCCAAAAACTGCATACCGAATTGACCGTTGGCATGAAAGAGTATGTTGATGATCAAACCAGTATTTCCGTCAAAGTGATGGCTAAGAGCTATTTCATCAAGTTGAAAGACGCCGAAGTGATTACCTCGGATGCGTTAGCAAGCTCAGACCTTGAGTTTGTGGAAAAAGCAGTTACCAAGAACAAGAAAGCGGTTACTCACTTAAACTACGCTTACCGGGGTTTGGTCACTCAGTTACCTTCTTTGAAAGAGGTGTTTAACCAATCGGTAGAACAGTTTACCCAAGACGTCGGGCAAAAAGGCGGGGTGCTTGACCAACATGCCAGTTACCTGCGCGCAAGAACGGCGCTGTACAACAACATCGCCAACCTAGCGGTCAAAGTTGATAATGCCATGACCACGCTAGAAACCTTCACCACCACCGCCACCGACAATTTGAATCAATCTCTAGTAGAAGCGGGGGAAGTTTACGACCAAGGCTTACTCAAGGCGATCGTCATCGGTATTGCGGTCACCATTTTTGCCGCTGCGGTGGGTTATCATATCGCGCACAGTGTACGCGAACCGCTCACACGCATTCTGGCAACGCTGGAGGGGCTGGCGAATGGCGACATGACACAGCGAATCGAGATCCGCTACAACAACGAGTTTAGCCGTGTGAGTGGCCATATCAATACCCTCGCCGATAGCTTGCACAACATCCTAGTCAAGCTTAATGACGCAGCGGAAAATCTTACCGACACCGCGGCCAACAACGAGAGGACCTCTTCTGAGGCGCAAACTCAGCTCAATGCGCAACGTGGCCAAACCGCCAGCGTTGCCACGGCAATGACTGAAATGTCTCATTCAGTCCAAGAGGTAGCACAGAATGCGCAAAGCTCTTTGGAGATGGTACAGAAAGTCGAAACCGCGTCAGATTCTGGCCGTAGCATCATGAGTAGCAATATCTCAACCATCAATCAGCTTGAGATGCGCCTCAATGAGTCGGTTAGTGCGGTCTCTGAGCTACAGCGCATGAGCGGTCAAATTGGGTCGATTTTGGATGTGATCCGCAACATTGCAGAGCAAACTAACCTACTGGCACTCAACGCCGCTATCGAAGCTGCGCGCGCGGGTGAACAAGGGCGAGGTTTTGCCGTGGTTGCCGATGAAGTACGCGTACTGGCTTCCAAGACCACTCAGTCCACCACTGAGATTGAAGCGATGATCAGTAACTTACAATCCAGCTCGCAATCTGCCAGTCAAGTGATTCAAAGTTGTATGAACGATATGGAAATGTCGGTTGATCAAGCCTCCAAAGCCAACAGTTCAATGGAAGAGATCCAAGCACTTATCATCGAAATCAGCCAGATGAGCACGCATATTTCCCACGCAGCCGCAGAGCAGAGCGAAACTTCTGCAGACATCGCGCGCAGCCTTGAGGACATCAACAGCATCGCTGATCGCAGCTACCATGCGATGGCAACCATTGCGCAAACCAGCGAAAGTTTGTCGAATCTGGCTCACCAGCAAACTGAACTGGTGCATCGCTTTAAGCTATAA
- the hinT gene encoding purine nucleoside phosphoramidase has product MAEETIFSKIIRKEIPADVLYQDDLVTAFRDINPRAPSHILIIPNKLIPTVNDVEADDEAMMGRMFTVARKLAKEEGIAEDGYRIIVNCNAHGGQEVYHIHMHLVGGRPLGPLLLG; this is encoded by the coding sequence ATGGCCGAAGAAACCATCTTTAGCAAAATTATTCGTAAGGAAATACCCGCTGATGTACTTTACCAGGATGATCTCGTCACCGCGTTTCGTGACATCAATCCTCGAGCGCCAAGCCACATTTTGATCATTCCGAACAAGCTTATTCCAACCGTGAATGACGTTGAAGCCGATGACGAAGCCATGATGGGACGTATGTTCACTGTTGCCAGAAAGCTCGCCAAAGAAGAGGGCATTGCCGAAGATGGCTATCGCATAATTGTCAACTGCAATGCGCATGGTGGCCAAGAAGTCTATCATATTCATATGCATTTGGTGGGCGGACGTCCACTTGGTCCCTTGTTGCTCGGATAA
- a CDS encoding COG3014 family protein, which yields MTRKIKFAALLSGVLALAGCANMSAGNLFSHYSEQNKSVYQAVQSGHYSQAQQMRSDLVAGEMLDNMERGRLAFLASDYSASKSAFEKSDVAVRQWQDQAKVSLSQTATSVGSLAVNDNLNNYTPADYELGFLHLYLGLNYLQQNSLEGALVEMRRANQVQEAARKAREDELNAAQRDMQKNGMATNLGSVLANYPDAGQTLQAVQNGYLFFLSGLLYEASRDLNGAYVDYRRALAVMPDNREVIERTIAVAKKLAMREDLRQLEKRYGEHDLTLGSEEGRIIVIEEQGVVEALQGWRIDLPVYDSRGVGALYSLALPYYAKQSRASFSPLRLNQQALTTHSLADVNQMARYDLGERLPSMVIRQALRVVAKDQLRKEAAKGDDVGNLLFNVWNALTEQPDTRSWQTLPATINTASAVVKAGKQVMTSTNQDYVFNVPAGQTTLVWLSRQGDNQTIWHKQLGRL from the coding sequence TTGACGCGAAAGATAAAGTTTGCCGCATTGCTCAGTGGTGTACTCGCTTTAGCAGGGTGCGCCAATATGTCCGCCGGCAATCTATTTAGTCATTACAGTGAGCAGAATAAGTCCGTCTATCAGGCGGTGCAAAGTGGTCACTACTCACAAGCGCAGCAGATGCGATCAGATCTGGTGGCTGGTGAGATGCTCGACAATATGGAGCGTGGCCGTTTGGCATTTTTAGCCAGTGATTATTCGGCAAGCAAAAGCGCCTTTGAAAAAAGTGATGTGGCCGTGCGGCAATGGCAGGATCAGGCAAAAGTTTCTCTGTCACAAACCGCCACCAGCGTAGGCTCATTGGCCGTGAATGACAATCTGAATAATTACACCCCAGCAGATTATGAACTGGGTTTTTTGCATCTTTATCTTGGCTTGAACTATCTGCAGCAAAATAGTTTAGAAGGGGCCTTGGTCGAAATGCGCAGAGCCAACCAAGTGCAGGAAGCGGCTCGAAAAGCGCGTGAAGACGAGCTTAATGCAGCGCAGCGAGACATGCAGAAAAACGGCATGGCCACCAATTTAGGCAGCGTATTGGCAAACTATCCTGACGCGGGACAAACGTTGCAAGCAGTGCAAAATGGCTATCTGTTTTTCCTCTCAGGGCTGCTTTATGAAGCGTCACGCGATCTCAATGGGGCGTATGTGGACTACCGCCGCGCATTGGCAGTGATGCCAGACAATCGCGAAGTGATTGAGCGAACCATAGCCGTCGCCAAAAAGTTGGCGATGCGCGAAGACCTTCGCCAACTAGAGAAGCGCTACGGTGAGCACGATTTAACACTAGGTAGCGAAGAAGGGCGTATTATCGTCATAGAGGAACAAGGCGTGGTTGAAGCGTTGCAAGGATGGCGCATTGATCTGCCCGTTTACGATTCTCGTGGCGTGGGTGCGCTGTACTCATTGGCGCTACCCTACTATGCCAAACAAAGTCGTGCGTCATTCTCACCGCTGAGATTAAATCAGCAGGCGTTGACGACGCACTCCTTGGCGGATGTGAACCAAATGGCGAGATACGATCTCGGTGAGCGTTTACCGTCGATGGTGATTCGTCAGGCGTTGCGTGTGGTTGCCAAAGATCAACTGCGCAAAGAAGCGGCCAAAGGAGACGATGTGGGTAATCTGCTCTTCAATGTCTGGAATGCGTTAACAGAGCAGCCTGATACTCGCAGTTGGCAGACACTACCTGCGACAATCAACACGGCCAGTGCGGTGGTGAAGGCTGGAAAACAGGTGATGACGTCTACCAATCAAGATTATGTGTTTAACGTGCCAGCAGGGCAAACCACTTTGGTCTGGCTCTCTCGTCAAGGGGACAACCAGACTATCTGGCACAAACAATTAGGGAGATTGTAA
- a CDS encoding YcfL family protein, which produces MKVWLIQALVLLALAGCAENTAGMRVDGETQHVFFHDNVLGNRLLIDDISTVPADDRVRGVVRLTSNYKGDQSILYRFSWYDANGLEVNSKPGPWRQAIVRGFESITLSEVTVNPNGTQYRVQIRANND; this is translated from the coding sequence ATGAAAGTTTGGCTCATTCAGGCACTGGTATTATTGGCTTTGGCTGGCTGTGCAGAAAATACCGCAGGCATGCGTGTTGATGGGGAAACACAGCATGTGTTCTTTCATGACAACGTATTGGGTAATCGTCTGTTGATCGACGATATCTCGACGGTACCCGCTGACGATCGAGTTCGTGGTGTGGTGCGTTTGACCAGTAATTACAAAGGCGACCAGTCGATCTTGTACCGTTTTTCTTGGTATGACGCGAATGGTTTGGAAGTGAACAGCAAACCCGGACCTTGGCGTCAAGCGATCGTCAGGGGATTTGAGTCGATTACCCTATCGGAAGTGACGGTTAATCCGAATGGTACTCAATACCGAGTGCAGATTCGTGCAAATAATGATTAA
- the lpoB gene encoding penicillin-binding protein activator LpoB yields MNKGVVALLGLAVVLGGCSNKVSYGDAQATETTTIDFGSTDLQTIAGQMIDSMMMSGSVAAITRDQRPIVFVERIKNKTSEHIDTESITDTISTKMLNSGKFRFVDMDRVEAVREQLNFQNNDDLVNQSTAIQFGKMVGAQYMLYGNLSSIVKNDGSDKDVYYKMTMRLMDLETGLIEWADETEIRKQQSKRLLGL; encoded by the coding sequence ATGAACAAAGGTGTGGTTGCCCTGTTGGGGCTGGCAGTAGTTTTAGGTGGTTGTTCTAACAAGGTTTCTTATGGAGACGCACAGGCGACTGAAACGACAACGATTGATTTTGGCTCGACCGATCTGCAAACCATCGCGGGGCAGATGATCGATAGTATGATGATGTCAGGCTCAGTGGCCGCGATCACTCGTGATCAGCGTCCGATAGTCTTTGTTGAACGAATCAAAAACAAAACCAGCGAACATATTGATACAGAATCCATCACCGACACCATTTCGACCAAGATGTTGAACTCTGGGAAATTCCGCTTTGTGGATATGGACCGTGTTGAAGCGGTGCGAGAGCAGTTGAACTTCCAAAACAATGACGACTTGGTGAACCAATCAACCGCAATTCAGTTCGGTAAGATGGTGGGTGCGCAATACATGCTGTATGGCAATTTGTCGAGCATCGTCAAAAATGACGGCAGCGACAAAGATGTCTACTACAAAATGACCATGCGCTTGATGGATCTGGAAACGGGCCTGATCGAATGGGCGGATGAAACTGAAATCCGCAAACAGCAGTCTAAACGTTTACTTGGACTGTAA